From Shewanella yunxiaonensis, the proteins below share one genomic window:
- the slmA gene encoding nucleoid occlusion factor SlmA, whose amino-acid sequence MTKEKINRRDHILQSLAQMLETNPGQRITTAKLASEVGVSEAALYRHFPSKARMFEGLIEFIEESLLSRANLIMTEEKDTMRRCQLMLQLLLVFAERNPGISRLLNGDALLGEHERLRERVNQIFAKFETNLKQILREKSLREGQKFHLDEGILANMLLAVAEGRIAQFVRSEFHQKPTKHFEEQWLFIQKQLLQS is encoded by the coding sequence ATGACAAAAGAAAAAATCAATCGGCGGGACCATATCCTGCAGAGTCTGGCGCAAATGCTGGAAACTAATCCTGGTCAAAGGATCACTACCGCAAAGCTAGCCTCTGAAGTGGGCGTTTCTGAAGCGGCGCTGTACCGCCATTTCCCCAGCAAGGCACGGATGTTTGAAGGTCTTATCGAATTTATCGAAGAGTCTTTGCTGTCTCGCGCCAATCTGATTATGACGGAAGAAAAGGATACCATGCGACGTTGCCAACTCATGCTGCAACTATTGCTGGTATTTGCCGAGAGAAACCCCGGGATTTCACGCCTACTCAACGGTGATGCGTTGCTCGGCGAACACGAGCGTTTGCGAGAGCGCGTCAATCAAATTTTCGCAAAATTCGAAACTAACTTAAAACAGATACTGCGTGAAAAGTCTTTAAGAGAAGGTCAAAAATTCCATTTAGATGAAGGCATTCTCGCCAATATGTTGTTAGCCGTGGCAGAGGGACGTATTGCACAATTTGTGCGCAGCGAATTCCACCAGAAGCCTACCAAACACTTTGAAGAACAGTGGTTATTTATTCAGAAACAACTGCTGCAAAGTTAA
- the rpsK gene encoding 30S ribosomal protein S11 yields MAKVPSRSPRKRVRKQVADGMAHIHASFNNTIVTITDRQGNALAWATAGGSGFRGSRKSTPFAAQVAAERAGTAAQDYGVKHLEVFVKGPGPGRESAIRALNAVGYKITNITDVTPIPHNGCRPPKKRRV; encoded by the coding sequence ATGGCTAAAGTTCCGTCACGTTCTCCGCGCAAGCGCGTACGTAAACAGGTTGCGGATGGCATGGCCCATATCCATGCTTCTTTCAACAACACAATTGTAACTATCACAGACCGTCAAGGTAACGCCTTGGCTTGGGCAACTGCCGGTGGTTCAGGTTTCCGTGGTTCACGTAAATCTACTCCGTTTGCAGCCCAGGTCGCTGCTGAGCGCGCAGGTACTGCAGCTCAGGATTACGGTGTTAAACATCTTGAAGTTTTCGTGAAGGGTCCAGGTCCAGGTCGTGAATCAGCCATCCGTGCGCTGAACGCTGTTGGTTATAAAATTACCAACATCACTGATGTGACGCCTATCCCTCATAACGGTTGTCGTCCTCCTAAAAAACGCCGCGTGTAA
- the rplQ gene encoding 50S ribosomal protein L17, with product MRHRKSGRQLNRNSSHRQAMFRNMASSLVRHEVIVTTLVKAKELRRVVEPLITLAKSDSVANRRLAFARTRDESVVGKLFNELGPRYLERQGGYTRILKCGLRTGDKAPMAYIELVGRPEAAEAVEVEAAAE from the coding sequence ATGCGCCATCGTAAGAGTGGTCGTCAACTTAACCGCAACAGCAGCCACCGCCAGGCCATGTTCCGTAACATGGCAAGTTCACTGGTTCGTCACGAAGTTATCGTGACGACTCTGGTGAAGGCAAAGGAACTGCGTCGCGTAGTTGAACCTTTGATTACACTTGCTAAGAGTGACAGCGTTGCAAATCGTCGACTGGCGTTTGCCCGCACCCGCGACGAAAGCGTCGTTGGTAAATTGTTTAACGAACTGGGTCCTCGCTACCTGGAACGTCAGGGTGGTTACACCCGTATCCTGAAATGTGGTCTGCGTACCGGTGATAAAGCCCCTATGGCTTACATCGAGTTAGTAGGTCGTCCAGAAGCTGCTGAAGCTGTAGAAGTTGAAGCTGCCGCTGAATAA
- a CDS encoding DNA-directed RNA polymerase subunit alpha, with amino-acid sequence MQGSVTEFLKPRLVDIEQVNPTRAKVTLEPLERGFGHTLGNALRRILLSSMPGCAVTEVEIDGVLHEYSSKEGVQEDILEILLNLKGLAVIIEGKDEALLTLSKTGAGPVTAADITHDGDVTIVNPDHVICHLTGNHGISMRIRVERGRGYVPASARAQTEEDDRPIGRLLVDASFSPVERIAYNVEAARVEQRTDLDKLVIDMTTNGTIDPEEAIRRSATILAEQLDAFVELRDVSEPEKKEEKPEFDPILLRPVDDLELTVRSANCLKAEAIHYIGDLVQRTEVELLKTPNLGKKSLTEIKDVLASRGLSLGMRLENWPPASLADDL; translated from the coding sequence ATGCAGGGTTCTGTTACAGAATTTCTTAAACCGCGTCTCGTAGATATCGAGCAGGTTAACCCAACTCGTGCCAAGGTAACACTGGAGCCGCTGGAGCGTGGTTTTGGTCATACTCTGGGTAACGCGTTGCGTCGCATCCTATTGTCGTCTATGCCCGGCTGCGCGGTTACCGAAGTCGAGATCGACGGTGTACTGCACGAATACAGCAGTAAGGAAGGCGTACAAGAAGATATCCTCGAGATATTGCTGAACCTCAAAGGGTTGGCGGTCATCATTGAGGGTAAAGACGAGGCTTTGCTCACCCTGAGCAAAACCGGCGCAGGCCCTGTTACCGCTGCAGACATCACCCATGATGGTGATGTGACTATCGTAAATCCTGATCACGTTATCTGTCATTTGACAGGTAATCACGGTATCAGTATGCGCATCCGTGTTGAACGTGGCCGTGGTTATGTGCCTGCTTCAGCTCGCGCGCAGACCGAGGAAGACGATCGTCCTATCGGCCGTTTGCTGGTCGATGCTTCTTTTTCACCTGTTGAACGCATCGCCTACAATGTAGAAGCGGCCCGTGTTGAACAGCGTACAGACCTGGACAAACTGGTTATCGATATGACCACTAACGGTACTATCGACCCTGAAGAAGCCATTCGCCGCTCTGCAACCATTCTGGCTGAACAGCTGGATGCCTTTGTAGAACTGCGTGATGTTTCTGAGCCAGAGAAGAAAGAAGAGAAACCGGAATTCGATCCGATATTGTTGCGTCCTGTCGACGATTTAGAGCTCACTGTACGTTCGGCTAACTGTCTGAAAGCCGAAGCGATTCATTACATCGGTGATCTGGTACAACGTACAGAAGTAGAGTTGCTCAAAACGCCTAACTTGGGTAAGAAGTCTCTTACCGAGATCAAGGACGTCTTGGCTTCTCGTGGACTTTCATTAGGTATGCGTCTGGAAAACTGGCCACCTGCCAGTTTAGCAGATGACCTGTAA
- a CDS encoding YicC/YloC family endoribonuclease codes for MIHSMTAYARVEHKATWGTASWEIRSVNQRYLETYLRLPEQLRSLEPILRDKLRQRLNRGKVEVNLRYELKGDQQNQLTLNEDLARQLLKAAQWVKDEASEGRLELLDILRWPGVMSAQEQDMDAIGVELLAAFDSAIDQFLEARAREGQAINTMLLSRLEGVEQQIAIVRQQMPKVIEWQREKMTSRLSEVKGELDPTRIEQEMVLTAQKLDVAEEMDRLEAHVKEARRILKKGGAEGRRLDFMMQEFNRESNTLASKSISTETTAAAVELKVLIEQMREQIQNVE; via the coding sequence ATGATCCACAGCATGACAGCCTATGCCCGCGTTGAGCATAAAGCCACCTGGGGCACCGCGTCTTGGGAAATACGTTCCGTTAACCAGCGTTACCTTGAAACCTATTTAAGATTGCCTGAGCAATTACGTAGCCTTGAACCCATTTTACGCGACAAATTGCGTCAACGGTTAAACCGAGGCAAGGTAGAAGTTAACCTGCGTTATGAACTTAAGGGCGATCAGCAAAACCAACTAACACTCAACGAGGACTTGGCGCGGCAACTGCTAAAAGCTGCACAGTGGGTCAAAGACGAAGCGAGTGAGGGTCGTTTGGAGTTATTGGATATTCTGCGCTGGCCTGGCGTGATGTCGGCACAAGAGCAGGACATGGATGCGATTGGCGTGGAACTGTTAGCAGCATTCGATAGCGCTATTGACCAATTCCTCGAAGCCAGAGCACGCGAAGGACAGGCAATTAACACTATGTTGCTCAGTCGATTGGAAGGTGTAGAGCAGCAAATTGCTATCGTTCGACAACAGATGCCCAAAGTTATCGAATGGCAACGGGAAAAGATGACAAGCCGCTTAAGTGAGGTTAAGGGAGAATTAGACCCTACCCGCATCGAACAAGAGATGGTACTCACCGCGCAAAAGCTCGATGTCGCAGAGGAGATGGACCGCTTGGAAGCGCACGTGAAAGAAGCTCGGCGTATTCTAAAAAAAGGTGGTGCAGAAGGCCGCAGACTGGATTTCATGATGCAAGAATTCAATCGTGAATCGAACACCCTAGCGTCTAAATCCATCAGTACAGAAACCACTGCCGCCGCGGTCGAATTAAAAGTATTGATTGAACAGATGCGCGAGCAGATCCAGAACGTTGAATGA
- the rpsD gene encoding 30S ribosomal protein S4, whose product MARYLGPKLKLSRREGTDLFLKSGVRAIDSKCKLETAPGQHGARKPRLSDYGLQLREKQKVRRIYGVLEKQFRNYYKEAARLKGNTGENLLQLLETRLDNVVYRMGFGATRAEARQLVSHKSIMVNGRVVNIPSFKVSANDVVSVREKSQKQARIKAALEVAGQREKPTWIEVDSAKMEGAFKRIPERSDLSAEINEQLIVELYSK is encoded by the coding sequence ATGGCAAGATACTTGGGTCCCAAGCTCAAGCTCAGCCGTAGGGAAGGTACAGACCTGTTCCTGAAAAGCGGTGTGAGAGCAATCGATTCGAAGTGTAAGCTGGAAACAGCACCTGGACAGCATGGCGCTCGCAAGCCACGTCTGTCAGATTATGGTTTACAGCTACGTGAAAAACAAAAAGTTCGTCGTATTTACGGTGTGTTGGAAAAGCAATTCCGTAACTATTACAAAGAAGCTGCACGTCTGAAAGGCAACACTGGTGAAAACCTGTTGCAACTTTTGGAAACCCGCCTGGATAACGTTGTTTATCGTATGGGGTTCGGTGCGACTCGTGCAGAAGCACGTCAGCTGGTTAGCCATAAATCAATTATGGTAAACGGTCGTGTTGTTAACATTCCGTCATTCAAAGTGTCTGCGAATGATGTGGTAAGCGTGCGTGAAAAGTCACAGAAGCAAGCTCGTATTAAAGCTGCTCTGGAAGTGGCTGGTCAACGCGAAAAGCCTACCTGGATTGAAGTCGACAGCGCCAAAATGGAAGGTGCTTTCAAGCGCATTCCAGAACGTAGCGATTTGTCTGCGGAAATTAACGAACAGCTGATCGTCGAGCTTTACTCTAAGTAA
- the pyrE gene encoding orotate phosphoribosyltransferase — MKPYQREFIEFALQRNVLRFGEFTLKSGRKSPYFFNAGLFNTGGDLARLGRFYAAALVDAAIDYDLLFGPAYKGIPIATTTAVALAEHHNIDIPYCFNRKEKKDHGEGGSLVGSELKGKVMLVDDVITAGTAIRESMEIIQANGASLAGVLIALDRQEKGRGELSAIQEVERDFGCHIVAIIKLADLIAYLSEKPGMESELAAVKAYREQYGI, encoded by the coding sequence GTGAAACCTTACCAGCGAGAATTTATCGAATTCGCCTTACAACGTAACGTATTACGTTTTGGCGAATTTACCCTTAAATCTGGTCGCAAAAGCCCTTATTTCTTCAACGCCGGACTGTTCAATACCGGTGGTGATTTAGCGCGATTGGGACGCTTCTATGCTGCCGCGCTTGTCGATGCCGCGATTGATTATGACCTGCTATTTGGTCCTGCCTATAAAGGCATCCCAATCGCTACCACTACCGCCGTAGCGTTGGCAGAGCACCATAATATCGATATTCCCTATTGCTTTAACCGTAAAGAGAAAAAAGACCACGGCGAAGGCGGTAGCTTGGTTGGTAGCGAGCTCAAAGGTAAGGTGATGCTGGTTGACGACGTGATCACCGCAGGTACCGCAATCCGCGAATCGATGGAGATCATCCAAGCGAATGGGGCATCACTCGCGGGGGTATTGATCGCGCTGGATCGTCAAGAAAAGGGCCGCGGAGAGCTATCAGCAATCCAGGAAGTTGAGCGTGATTTTGGTTGCCACATTGTAGCGATTATCAAATTGGCTGATTTGATTGCCTATCTGAGTGAAAAGCCAGGTATGGAAAGCGAACTGGCGGCTGTAAAAGCCTATCGCGAGCAGTACGGTATTTAA
- the rplO gene encoding 50S ribosomal protein L15: MRLNTLSPAAGSKASGKRVGRGIGSGLGKTAGRGHKGLKSRSGGKVRIGFEGGQMPLKIRLPKFGFTSRIAMVTAEVRIGELAQVNGDVVDLNALKDANLITRNIQFAKIVLSGTIERPVTVRGLKVTKGARAAIEAAGGKIEE; this comes from the coding sequence ATGCGTCTGAATACTTTATCTCCAGCAGCAGGCTCTAAAGCCTCTGGTAAGCGCGTAGGCCGTGGTATTGGTTCTGGTTTAGGTAAAACTGCTGGCCGTGGCCATAAAGGTCTTAAGTCACGTAGTGGCGGCAAGGTTCGCATCGGTTTTGAAGGCGGTCAGATGCCGTTGAAAATCCGTTTGCCTAAATTTGGCTTTACCTCGCGTATCGCTATGGTAACTGCTGAAGTTCGCATCGGCGAACTGGCACAAGTTAACGGTGATGTTGTCGACCTGAACGCACTGAAAGATGCGAATCTCATAACTCGCAACATCCAGTTTGCGAAAATTGTTCTTTCAGGTACCATTGAGCGCCCAGTGACCGTTCGCGGTCTCAAGGTTACCAAAGGTGCACGTGCAGCAATTGAAGCTGCCGGTGGAAAGATCGAGGAATAA
- the pyrC gene encoding dihydroorotase yields the protein MTTLTIIRPDDWHVHLRDGEVLTDTVRDISRYNGRGVVMPNTVPPVTTTELAKQYRERIMAQPHASQFQPLMTLYLTDNTSPEEIRTAKASGIVVACKLYPAGATTNSDSGVTSVKNIYPVLNAMQEEGLLLLVHGEVTTKDVDIFDREKAFLENVLAPVVNDFPKLKIILEHITTVDAVNFVKNAGDNVAATITAHHLLFNRNHMLAGGIRPHFYCLPILKRATHQEALIGAATSGCKKFFLGTDSAPHAKDRKESSCGCAGSYTAHAALELYAEVFDKAGKLESLEAFASFNGPDFYGLPRNQDTVTLVKESWDVPATLPLGSNVIVPIRGGEKVEWKVK from the coding sequence ATGACAACACTCACAATCATTCGTCCAGATGACTGGCATGTTCACCTTCGCGATGGTGAAGTGTTAACGGACACTGTGCGTGATATCAGTCGCTATAATGGACGCGGGGTGGTGATGCCTAACACTGTTCCGCCAGTGACGACCACTGAACTGGCCAAACAGTATCGTGAACGAATTATGGCTCAACCCCATGCTTCTCAGTTCCAGCCATTAATGACTCTTTATCTGACAGATAACACATCTCCTGAAGAAATTCGTACGGCTAAAGCCTCTGGCATTGTTGTCGCCTGCAAACTTTATCCAGCGGGAGCGACTACCAACTCGGATTCCGGCGTAACGTCTGTCAAGAATATCTACCCCGTACTCAACGCCATGCAGGAAGAGGGACTGCTGCTGCTTGTTCATGGAGAAGTTACCACCAAAGACGTGGATATTTTTGATCGGGAAAAGGCGTTCCTGGAAAACGTTCTGGCACCCGTTGTAAATGATTTTCCGAAGTTGAAAATCATTTTGGAACATATCACCACAGTGGATGCCGTTAATTTCGTGAAGAACGCCGGAGACAATGTCGCCGCGACGATCACTGCGCATCATCTGTTGTTTAACCGTAACCACATGTTAGCGGGTGGTATTCGCCCCCATTTTTACTGTTTGCCAATTTTGAAACGCGCAACCCATCAGGAAGCACTTATTGGCGCCGCAACATCGGGCTGTAAAAAGTTTTTTCTGGGAACTGATTCCGCGCCGCATGCAAAAGACCGCAAAGAGTCCTCCTGTGGTTGTGCAGGATCTTATACCGCTCATGCAGCTTTGGAGCTTTACGCAGAAGTGTTTGATAAAGCGGGTAAGCTGGAATCACTTGAAGCTTTTGCTAGCTTCAACGGTCCTGACTTTTATGGCTTACCTCGTAACCAGGATACCGTCACACTGGTCAAAGAAAGCTGGGACGTTCCTGCTACTTTGCCGCTTGGTAGCAATGTCATCGTGCCGATTCGTGGTGGTGAAAAAGTGGAGTGGAAAGTGAAATAA
- the secY gene encoding preprotein translocase subunit SecY, with the protein MAKPGLDLKSAKGGLSELKARLLFVIGAIIVFRAGSFVPIPGIDAAVLAELFAQQKGTILGMFNMFSGGALSRASVFALGIMPYISASIIMQLLTVVHPALAELKKEGESGRKKISQYTRWGTLVLATFQSIGIATGLPNLVQGLVVNPGFGFYFVAVTSLVTGTMFLMWLGEQITERGIGNGISILIFSGIVAGLPNAIGKTAEQARQGDLNVLVLLLIGVIVFAVTYFVVFVERGQRRIVVNYAKRQQGRKVFAAQSTHLPLKVNMAGVIPPIFASSIILFPGTLAQWFGQNPALSWLSDFSLAVSPGQPLYSLLYAAAIIFFCFFYTALVFNPRETADNLKKSGAFIPGIRPGEQTSRYIDKVMTRLTLAGALYITFICLIPEFMLITWKVQFYFGGTSLLIMVVVIMDFMAQVQTHMMSHQYESVMKKANLVTKANFDRFGR; encoded by the coding sequence ATGGCAAAACCAGGACTTGATTTAAAAAGCGCGAAAGGTGGACTCTCTGAACTGAAAGCTCGCCTCCTGTTCGTGATTGGTGCAATTATTGTGTTCCGTGCCGGTTCCTTTGTGCCAATTCCTGGTATTGATGCCGCTGTATTGGCAGAGCTTTTTGCTCAGCAGAAGGGTACCATCTTAGGCATGTTTAACATGTTCTCTGGTGGTGCTCTTTCCCGTGCGTCCGTTTTTGCATTGGGGATCATGCCTTACATCTCGGCATCGATCATTATGCAGTTGCTGACTGTGGTGCATCCTGCGCTCGCTGAACTGAAAAAGGAAGGTGAGTCAGGACGTAAAAAAATCAGTCAGTACACCCGATGGGGCACGTTGGTTCTGGCCACGTTCCAGTCTATTGGTATTGCAACAGGGTTACCAAATTTGGTCCAAGGCTTGGTAGTAAATCCAGGTTTTGGTTTTTACTTTGTTGCAGTTACCAGTTTAGTTACAGGTACTATGTTCCTGATGTGGCTTGGTGAACAAATCACTGAGCGTGGCATCGGTAACGGTATCTCTATCCTGATTTTTTCAGGTATCGTGGCTGGATTGCCTAATGCAATCGGAAAAACTGCTGAACAGGCTCGTCAAGGCGACTTGAACGTATTGGTGTTGCTGTTGATTGGTGTGATTGTCTTCGCCGTCACTTATTTCGTGGTGTTTGTAGAGCGTGGTCAACGTCGTATCGTTGTTAACTACGCGAAGCGTCAGCAAGGCCGTAAGGTGTTTGCTGCGCAATCTACTCACTTGCCACTGAAAGTGAACATGGCTGGGGTAATTCCACCGATTTTCGCGTCCAGTATTATTTTGTTCCCGGGTACACTGGCACAGTGGTTCGGACAAAATCCAGCATTGTCATGGTTGAGTGATTTCTCCCTAGCAGTGTCTCCTGGACAGCCGTTGTACTCATTGTTGTATGCGGCAGCGATTATCTTCTTCTGTTTCTTCTATACTGCGTTGGTTTTCAATCCACGTGAGACAGCAGATAACTTGAAGAAGAGTGGTGCGTTCATTCCAGGGATCCGTCCCGGCGAACAGACTTCGCGATACATAGATAAAGTGATGACCCGCCTGACCTTGGCCGGTGCGTTGTATATCACCTTTATCTGTTTAATTCCGGAGTTCATGTTAATCACCTGGAAAGTGCAGTTCTACTTCGGTGGTACTTCACTTCTGATTATGGTGGTAGTGATCATGGACTTCATGGCTCAGGTTCAGACCCATATGATGTCTCATCAATATGAGTCTGTGATGAAGAAAGCTAATCTGGTGACCAAAGCGAATTTCGATCGCTTCGGTCGTTAA
- the rph gene encoding ribonuclease PH — protein sequence MRPSSRTPAQNRPVTITRQYTAHAEGSVLVEFGNTKVLCTASFEEGVPRFLKGQGQGWVTAEYGMLPRSTHSRMDREAARGKQSGRTQEIQRLIGRSLRAAVDMKLLGENTIVIDCDVIQADGGTRTAAITGGCVALVDALNWARAKGIIKTNPLKFLIAAVSVGIFDGEPVCDLEYVEDSAAETDMNVVMTETGKIVEIQGTAEGEPFSHEELASLLELAKHGIREIVDVQKAALS from the coding sequence ATGCGCCCCAGCTCTAGAACACCGGCTCAAAACCGCCCGGTTACCATTACCCGTCAATATACCGCTCATGCTGAAGGCTCTGTGTTAGTGGAGTTTGGCAATACTAAGGTACTGTGTACAGCTAGTTTTGAAGAAGGTGTACCGCGTTTTCTTAAAGGGCAAGGGCAGGGCTGGGTGACTGCAGAATACGGCATGTTGCCACGTTCAACTCATAGTCGTATGGACCGTGAAGCAGCACGCGGTAAGCAGTCTGGAAGAACGCAAGAGATCCAACGTTTGATTGGTCGTTCTTTACGTGCAGCAGTTGATATGAAGTTGCTGGGTGAAAACACCATTGTCATCGACTGTGACGTTATTCAAGCCGACGGCGGCACCCGTACAGCAGCGATCACTGGTGGTTGTGTGGCATTGGTTGATGCGCTCAATTGGGCCCGCGCAAAAGGTATTATCAAAACTAATCCGTTGAAATTCTTGATTGCAGCTGTCAGTGTCGGCATTTTTGATGGCGAGCCGGTATGTGATTTGGAGTACGTAGAAGATAGTGCTGCTGAAACAGATATGAATGTGGTCATGACCGAAACTGGTAAAATCGTTGAGATTCAGGGAACCGCAGAAGGTGAGCCGTTCAGCCATGAAGAGCTGGCCAGCCTGCTCGAATTGGCCAAACACGGTATTCGCGAAATCGTTGATGTGCAAAAAGCGGCGTTGAGTTAA
- the dut gene encoding dUTP diphosphatase encodes MKTPIELKILDGRIGSEFPLPAYATPGSAGMDLRAMIQAPLTVEPGQTVLIPTGVAIHVADPALAAVILPRSGLGHKNGIVLGNLVGLIDSDYQGPLMVSCWNRGNTPFKLEIGDRLAQLVFVPVVQAQFEVVDEFATSDRGEGGFGHSGTK; translated from the coding sequence ATGAAAACACCGATTGAACTAAAAATTCTTGATGGCCGTATCGGCAGTGAATTTCCGTTGCCAGCTTACGCCACCCCTGGCAGTGCCGGGATGGATCTGCGAGCGATGATCCAGGCGCCGCTGACCGTTGAACCGGGACAAACTGTGCTGATCCCAACGGGCGTCGCTATCCATGTGGCCGATCCGGCGTTAGCTGCCGTTATTCTGCCACGTTCTGGTCTTGGTCATAAAAATGGCATCGTGCTCGGCAATCTTGTCGGCCTTATCGATTCTGATTATCAGGGTCCCTTAATGGTATCCTGCTGGAACCGTGGCAATACACCGTTCAAACTGGAAATTGGTGATCGTTTGGCGCAACTTGTGTTTGTCCCTGTAGTACAAGCGCAATTTGAAGTGGTCGACGAATTTGCAACCTCTGACCGCGGCGAAGGCGGCTTTGGCCATTCTGGTACCAAGTGA
- the rpsM gene encoding 30S ribosomal protein S13 — MARIAGINIPDQKHAVIALTAIYGIGRTRAKAICAATSIAEDAKIKELSDAQIDTLREEVAKYSVEGDLRREVSMNIKRLMDLGCYRGLRHRRSLPVRGQRTKTNARTRKGPRKPIKK, encoded by the coding sequence GTGGCCCGTATCGCTGGCATTAACATTCCTGATCAGAAGCATGCAGTCATCGCTTTGACTGCTATCTACGGCATCGGTCGTACCCGCGCTAAAGCAATCTGCGCGGCTACTTCTATTGCTGAAGATGCAAAGATCAAGGAATTGAGCGACGCTCAAATCGATACCCTACGCGAAGAAGTTGCCAAATACTCAGTAGAAGGTGACTTGCGACGTGAAGTTTCTATGAACATCAAGCGTCTGATGGACCTTGGTTGTTATCGTGGTCTTCGCCATCGTCGTAGCCTGCCTGTTCGTGGGCAACGTACTAAGACCAATGCGCGTACCCGCAAAGGTCCACGTAAACCAATTAAGAAGTAA
- the folE gene encoding GTP cyclohydrolase I FolE — MALSEAAKTVQAALIEKGLETPMVPCDLSNGERKAKIEGHVREILQLMSLDLTDDSLADTPKRIAKMYVDEIFSGLDYKNFPKITLIDNKMGFDEMVRVQDISLTSTCEHHLVTIDGTATIAYLPRKKIIGLSKINRIVRFFAQRPQVQERLTQQVLVALQALLETKDVAVKIDAVHYCVKARGVMDSTSSTTTTALGGIFKSNPATRAEFLHPLR, encoded by the coding sequence ATGGCGTTATCTGAAGCCGCAAAAACAGTACAAGCCGCACTGATAGAAAAAGGGTTAGAAACACCCATGGTGCCTTGTGACTTATCCAATGGTGAACGCAAAGCCAAAATCGAAGGACATGTGCGCGAAATTCTGCAGTTGATGTCGTTGGATCTTACCGATGATAGCCTGGCAGATACACCTAAGCGTATTGCCAAAATGTACGTCGATGAGATTTTCTCCGGTTTGGATTATAAGAATTTTCCGAAAATCACTCTTATCGACAATAAGATGGGATTCGATGAAATGGTACGCGTGCAGGATATTAGCCTGACCAGTACCTGTGAGCACCACTTGGTGACGATTGATGGCACCGCGACAATTGCCTATCTGCCACGCAAAAAGATCATTGGCCTATCGAAAATTAACCGTATTGTGCGCTTTTTTGCTCAACGGCCGCAGGTGCAAGAACGGTTAACCCAGCAGGTATTAGTGGCACTGCAAGCCTTGCTGGAAACAAAAGATGTGGCCGTCAAAATTGATGCGGTGCATTACTGTGTCAAAGCACGCGGCGTTATGGATTCGACCAGTTCGACTACCACAACGGCGCTGGGAGGTATTTTTAAATCCAATCCCGCAACCCGCGCAGAATTTTTACATCCATTACGTTAA
- the rpmJ gene encoding 50S ribosomal protein L36, with amino-acid sequence MKVRTSVKKICRNCKIVKRNGVVRVICVEPKHKQRQG; translated from the coding sequence ATGAAAGTTCGAACTTCCGTGAAGAAGATCTGCCGTAACTGCAAGATCGTCAAACGTAACGGCGTTGTACGCGTAATCTGTGTTGAACCAAAACACAAGCAGCGTCAAGGCTGA